The Liolophura sinensis isolate JHLJ2023 chromosome 6, CUHK_Ljap_v2, whole genome shotgun sequence genomic sequence TTATAAAGAGCTGCGATTTTACACATCAATTTAAACTATTCCTGTGAGGCCACACTAAGCGGTTTATGAAGCACTAACATATGTGCACACCAATGTCTTACAAGCCCCCTACACAGCGCAAACTTCATTTCGCTAgcgctcagtcggttaaagcgctagcgcagcgtaatgacccaggagtctctcaccaatgcggtcgctgtgagttcaagtccagcccatgctggcttcctctccggccgtacgtgggaaggtctgccagcaacctgcggatggtcgtgggtttcccccgggctctgcccggtttccacccaccataatgctggccgccgtcgtataagtgaaatattcttgagtacggcgtaaaacaccaatcaaaaaaaaaaaaaaaaaaaaaaaaaaaaaaaaaaatcatttcgcTAGCGCTATCACATGTTGGTGAAGAAAGTGTGGCCACGATGCCCCCAACGCTATTAAGAACACAAAGGAACAAAAGCTGTGTATTCTTGACAAATAATCCACGCCAGATGACAATGGTTTAAGTCGGATAAAACACTTGTAACTATTGATTCGTTGTCTATAATCCATTGGGCGCTTCGCCGAATCAACGAATCAACAGTTACAAGTGTTTTATCCACCACATCCACCTAACCATCTTGGCCTCCAACCCATGTCATAAGGTAATAACTACAAAGCCTGGAATTACATTTTGACAgctatttttatttgttctatGCATCACGTTATCATTCAAGCTTTGAGGTAGAGGAAACTTGGTTCGAGAAAATCACACGTCTATGGATGCCGGACAAGTGACGTGGTGCATTTTGgtatatacattttctttgtttggtATATACAAACAGACCATAGTCTGTTTCTATACTCGCTATCAAACTTGCCTTTCGTTAGTGACACGAAGCACAACAAGCTCTACACCTTTAGTGAGATCTAACTTCAAACTTGAACGTTTAACTTCTATCTAAAGCTCTCTGTCGATGTGCTGTACGTTTATATTATTgcagtctatttcttttagccagccAGCTGTACTCAACTGTCTTTAAAATCAGCCATACTAGCTACCAACACTGCCGTTAGGGAGTGACAGGTAACAACAAAAGCTCTACACATGGTTATGCTGGAAGTTCTTGCACACAAAATGCAGTTAGCATACTTTCATAATGTTATAACTCCATAAGCctagtttcaacaccaagaactcattgcctcgggtgacgtcattaTTATGGGCGTGAAGAGTAATTTGCTTTACAACAAACTCAACACtacatttttttataacaaaattttcatAACATTCAGCTCTAAAGCTGTCGTGAGATCAtgtacaagagataaaataaaattctgttATGAAGGTTATATTAAACTAAAACGTGCACACAATGTCTAACATTGGGGTGTCAAACGCAGGGTTTAAATTAAGctgatagcagtttaggtaactggtgtcaccctTCGACAAAACATATTGAACTCTGCCCTGTGTTCAGCATGCTAGTGTTTTTTGAATGATTAGGACATCACCTGAGTCAAAGAGTTCTTGCAGTCGAAACCGaacttatgcagtttaacattgtgaattagaaaaagtgttcttacctcattttctgtgcaagaatataAACTTCCAACATAGCcatgtgttgttacgtgtcattgactaaaggcaattttggttcctagcatgactgattttatgaacagctgaatataggcggcTGGCTGAAACAAACAGTCTACAGTTCTGCCTCCCGTGTGCACATGCTTAACAATAAACGCTCAACCCTAAGCAAATCCATACTGGtgtattaaaaaacaaatggacAAGTATCAGGAGCGGTAAATGGAAATAAAGACCATAATACGCTGATTCGAGGCACATAATACACTGATTTGGTCACGTAAGTATTCTTGGGGAGGGCCATTCGTGGAAGCGTTTGGTCGCTCCTTCGTGCCATCGCCGGACGATGAATGATACGATGACCTTATCCGGCATCCATACACGCATCTTTTTGTTTTCCCATAAACGTTTATCCACAACTGTTTCAATAACTACGTGACTAATGCAAGGCCATAGTGGACAAGTGTCACACCCTTCAACTACTTcccattttgtttataatgcGACACAAGTTGTACTATGTATGTAGATCGACCAGTGACAGATAGTGGAGCATGCTAATTGTCAACtggggttgtctcccctgtttaACTCCCTACTTTTAGTCCTCATTTCTCTAATGGTTGCTACTGTGCAAAAATCTGGCCATACCACATCTACGTCGCCGATATATCAACCTTTGAGAAGCAAACATTGCTTTCTGGCGCCATGGAGttagacacaaacacacatgcacatggatcatgtgtttgcatgtattacacgaatataaatatatccggtacaaattgaaatatttaatacatcTCTTCACGAAAAAACTAAGGCAAATGTAAACAACTGTAATTATCAACTAATGCAGTTAGTGTAAATTATTGATTGCTAATGGTTCAGTATCCGTGACCTCGGCTGGGGATGAGATATTTACAATACTGATGAGCGGCAACTGACGGAGGAGCAGATACCGGACGGCCACCTCCTCGCTTGTCACCTGTGTGACCACTTTACTAGCCGCATCTCTAGACAAGGTTGGGAACAGAGATAATAGGCGGCTTATCGCCATCACCCGATCCATTTTGCGGCTCAGCGTAGGATCAGAGGCATTCTTTTCAAATGAATTCTGGCATCGATCAAGTTTTACAATAATCCTTTGCTTTTGATGATCAATCTCATTAAGTAGCTGCATTAGCTTCCCGGTTCGCTTAGCTAGGGCGTTGGTGTTGTCATAACGTCTGGCATTGACCCAGAACAAGGTGGTTAATAGCGACATACCGACCCCTCCTAGGACAACATAAAACCAGTTGGACATTAACCACACCCTGATTCCTTTTGACGTCCTCAGTCCAAACATATGTGTGAAGCGCTGGAAGGTGCTGTCAGAATCCACTCTTACACACTGACCATTTCTGTCACAGTACCCATGGTAATCTCTACACGGTTGACCAGCTATCACATTAAGAGTCCCTGTAAAATTGAAACTTATATTTCTTTGAGTTAGATAAATTTCAACTGGATGACAGCCACCTGAAAAGTTGGTACAGCAGACACCGCAGAGGCGGTGTTCCTCAGAACACATACAGTTTGAAAGCCCATAAATTTTACACAGACTGTTCTGACATTCACCCGACAAACAATAGCGCTGTACATCAGAACACACTGTGCCATCTGGCCTTCGTTTGGGTGAAGGACAAGAGGCTGAAACCCCGTCACACAAAGATTCGAAACTGCAATCAGTCTCGTCTTTACACACGTGGTTTTCTGTCTCGGATAAGATCTGACAATGTTGATTACAACAAGGAGAAACTCTTGGGCTACAGATGTAGCCATGTTGTCTTTTAATTGTACATGGGTCGTCCTTGGACCAGAACGGGGCATCGCCGGGCGTGCAGCACGAGTCTACAAGCTGACAAGACGCTGTTGTACCACAGTCACATTCTTCACCTTTCTCCAAAAGACCGTTGCCACAGACGGGACCAGAGTGTGCTATTAGACAGTAACCTTTTTTAGCCAACACAGGGTTTATACTTGCTAAACTACAAGGAGAAAACATAAGGTGGTTCGGTTTTGTTCCTTCCTGAGAATAagggtacatgagaaagttACCTTGTCTTCCACCGGGAGCGCAGACTTTGTCACTTTTCAAATCGTGTGAACTCCCAAAGTTATGCCCAAGTTCATGGGTCACGGTTATAATAGACTTGGCACGTGGTAGACGGGCCCCATGGGCTCCAAGTGTAACCAGGGCGCTGTTTAAACTGTACTCTTTTTGTTTGGTCATAAGGTATACCCGCTGCTCACAAATGCCCCCAGGGTAGTAATATTTGCTGGAGCTTGCCACATATGCCAGGCCGACCACACCTCTGTTAAAATGGCGATATGTGAAGGCCATGGCCAAACAAAATCTACTAAAGTCATACTCAGAAAATGTCTCTAGATACTGGCCAACACTAAGGCTAGTGTCACCAAGTTTGTAGCCCACTACAGAATCGTCGGTATAAATTACAATATCCCTTATTACAAATCCCAAATTGTCACTAGTCCCGTCACCACTGAAATCTGTTGAACGGAAAATGGAGTCAGCTTCTTTCACTAACAGGGCTATCTCAGCTATTGTTTTAGCCACGCTCTTCTCTCCTACATGCTGGAAAAACAGGTGATCCGCTACCAGTTTTAAGGAACAAGCCATTGGAGTTTTGGCACCTCTTTTGGGACGTGACGGATACTCCTTATAAAATGGGATATCTTGAACATGTTCAAAGTCAAATTCCGCAAAGCGTTTTCTTATTGACAAAAACTCATCTTTATCTCCAATGTCATTGTCTTCTAAGTATATATCTCCTTCCCTGTACAcgatgtgtatgttttcaatACCAGGCAGGTTATTGGAGTATCTGTTTGCCGGTTCCACATAGTAAACGCCATCAGAAGTATGAATAATCCCATCAAACACACCTTTGATTATTGATCCATGACACCATACAGAACTATCGGTCAATCCTCCTCCAGCAAACATGGGGTTTTCATCACTTTTCGTATCTGTAGAGCTATTCATGGATCCAGATTTTACATACACCCTCATTTTCGGATCAAAGAGAGAGGTATCTTTTCTCAAAGTAATGTTGAAACTCTGATGATAAGCCGTTAACTTCaaagaaaatgtcttttttgtGATGGGTACAATATAAACAGAAGCTATATCACAAAATCTGAAcaaagttctgttcaaaaaacAGTCAATCTGAGGTAGAGATGTGCTATTCTGAACAAACAAATTGTGTGAAGAACTACTGCGCACGCCTGTCAGCCGCGTTGATGACATGCAAATACTCAGATAAAGTTGTGTCAGGAGAAAGAAAACAGTCTGTTCAGATATCCTTCCACCAGCATTTACAGTCACTGGTTCCAAATCCACACAGAGAGACCAGCGCATTCTGCAATGGAGCAAATTTGCCGCGCCGAAGAGTTCTTCTTTCTGCTAAAAGCCAAACTTAAAGAGAAAACCGGATATTGCTGTAAAGATCTTGCCGTTGTTGGCACTGATCTGAAGGAAACAAAAGCCCCAGAAAATGTTCTTTTGTCGCCTTTTTCATAATTAAAGAAAAACCAATAAGAAATATGACATTAAGGTTAATTTATAGTAACGGAAGCATTATTTGTTTTGCGCTGACTTTGAAAACAACGTCAAAAAAGTGAAAACCTTGAAATAAGTATGATACTAGTAAACATATACTATGTTCTGCATTAGCTattcacagcttacatgtatcttgcactgccatgtatattgtattgaGGGAAATAATTACCTCCAATCGTTATATCGACGCAACATTTATTTTAGTCATTTTAGTCATTACCAGGGTGATTTGACAGAAATAAAAGCGGACATTGTCAGCGGTTAGCTCCCCTAGTTGTTGAAAGTACAACATCATTTCTCATTGGCTAGTGGTGCAGGCAGTAGCCAGTGAAACCCTCCGTTACTATCTCGCTACGTGTTGACGTTGTAATCGTTTCTGCTGTGCACTGTCATGCCGTGAAACTATTTCGCTTTCCATTATTGGCAGTGTTATCTAATTTTCTGACAGAATGGATGAGGATAACAGCAACCGAGAAGAACTTTTAGGGTTTAAGCCACAGAAAGAAATCTTTTACAACACTCTTTTGCCATATGCGGACAAGTTAGACGAAGAATCTTGTCAACATTTCGCCGAAATCAAAGGCGAACTTTCTCGGGCTGTTGCTCTTCGTGATCTCAAAGTTGGGGCCAGTTATTGGGTTGGCCAGTTGTCACGGTGagttatgttatatttttaaaggttttaacaGTAATCTGTGTTGAAATTTGAGCAAAATTGTTATGctgtgatgtaggcctacacttctATCTTTTACGTTACTGGACGTTTGAGTTTCACTACAGGCTGTCAAGTCACCCGATCAATGAATCGTGAAGTGACACAGGCCCTGCCAGTATCACAGCTGATCTATCGTCATTGACAAATATTGAATAATCGCTCCATTGAAACTCTGGACAACGTTTTTAATTTGCAACAGCTGGCTTATACAGACATCCATGTTTTGAGGGTTGCGTGCTCTAGTATTATGGGCAGTACTATAATATGGTATTATCTCTCCATAAACTGTTTGACGTAACCACCAAGAAACCTCTTCACTTAATATTAAGAGTaataaaaatttttcacttgttaTCTCTTCCAGCAGAACAGAACTGAAGCTACATTAGGCCTATGACACTTGCCTCCTTGTTTCCCATtccaatattttggaaaatttataGGGTGACGAAACAGTTTTCATTCTTTGTTATCATTTTCAGCTGTTCTATAGTAATCTCACCTTTCGCATCACTTTTTGTCAAAGAATGAAAAAAGGACTTTTGATTGAGGTGGAGGCAGGATTACCGGCCATTTTCTGGAACATCAATTTATGCTTGTCGGTATTCAGTTTTccttttgtatattatatatttatctgcGGAGGAAAGCAATGGGAAAAGCTTTTCAAATATGAAGATTATTAAGGTATTGAAACAGCATGTAAATGTGGAGTCAGCCTGCTATTCCACTGACTTGCTGGCATACCAGTTTCTGGGTTTGTACTGCAAAGTGATGCTCCCTGCAATATTGTGATTGACAGAAGCACTGTGTGACCTGGGACAAATTGGAGATTTGAGGGGTTGGATTCAGGGCCATGAAACAGTGTCACCTGACTAATCGACACCTTATCCATTTGGAATTACTCCTGCACCAAACTTGTGGTGTTCTGGGCGTAAGCACTTATTGTTGAGAGAAACATAGTTTTTGCCTAAGGACAACAGTATGGAGGAGATGAGTCTTATTGTATAGgtctacaatgtatatatactgtaattcttcagccttttagaatgttggcaaggtgtttatttcagCATGTTCTGAGGACATtagtctgtgtagactgataacattatacttttCATAAAAACCTGAATTCCTtgatccaaccaatgtagtctccaaaatcaagttaaaaatttgcataaattgcccagaatgttgttttttcattttgtgaaaaggttgaggaattagcaTTAGCATTACCCCAAGTTAGCTTTAAGACGTAATACCACATTTAACTTTATGTCTTCAATTGTGTGCTTGGCCCCAAAATAATTGcctaacagtatattaaatatgaacaaaatctgGTGCTCTGTTTATGTGTTCATTTTGAACAACTGTATTGGCTGATGAATTTGACTAAAAtctttaatataaaaattaaatatgacttaataccagtattagctaaacAACTGTGCTCAGATTGTTGAGAATTTCTGATTGGATCTCAAATATGAAATAACACTGGTTATAATCAAAGACTAGgcagaaagattttttttcgcTTGCCTCTTTAAAGTACAAGAATAGCTTATGTCAGACTGAGTGTTGGCGTCCAGTAagagggaaagcaatgttaaggtAATTGTGAAGGGATGTGTCTGAAGAAGTACTGCATGCATTGAGCTCAGGTTTAAATGTTTGCATACATATGAATCACAGTAGTATGGGAAGAGCGTTCCTTCTTTGATGCTCTGTGTGCGTAATAATTCACAACTTTGTGATTTTAGTGAATCATTGGTAAATTTCTGACTTCACATGTCTGACATCTTTTAGAATTCTTGTTGAAGCAAAATGGTTTAAGGTATCACTCAGTGATTTTGGTTGGTCGATAGTTttgtatttacaaaataaaccatttttgggttgcaataaaatatatatttctggaTCACTGACTCATTTTCATCGGACATTTCGTAACTAGTATGGATGACATTTTGCTGACCTACATCTACCCTTGGGTAGCCTTGCAAGGTAATTTATTCCAAAA encodes the following:
- the LOC135468157 gene encoding disintegrin and metalloproteinase domain-containing protein 10-like produces the protein MRWSLCVDLEPVTVNAGGRISEQTVFFLLTQLYLSICMSSTRLTGVRSSSSHNLFVQNSTSLPQIDCFLNRTLFRFCDIASVYIVPITKKTFSLKLTAYHQSFNITLRKDTSLFDPKMRVYVKSGSMNSSTDTKSDENPMFAGGGLTDSSVWCHGSIIKGVFDGIIHTSDGVYYVEPANRYSNNLPGIENIHIVYREGDIYLEDNDIGDKDEFLSIRKRFAEFDFEHVQDIPFYKEYPSRPKRGAKTPMACSLKLVADHLFFQHVGEKSVAKTIAEIALLVKEADSIFRSTDFSGDGTSDNLGFVIRDIVIYTDDSVVGYKLGDTSLSVGQYLETFSEYDFSRFCLAMAFTYRHFNRGVVGLAYVASSSKYYYPGGICEQRVYLMTKQKEYSLNSALVTLGAHGARLPRAKSIITVTHELGHNFGSSHDLKSDKVCAPGGRQGNFLMYPYSQEGTKPNHLMFSPCSLASINPVLAKKGYCLIAHSGPVCGNGLLEKGEECDCGTTASCQLVDSCCTPGDAPFWSKDDPCTIKRQHGYICSPRVSPCCNQHCQILSETENHVCKDETDCSFESLCDGVSASCPSPKRRPDGTVCSDVQRYCLSGECQNSLCKIYGLSNCMCSEEHRLCGVCCTNFSGGCHPVEIYLTQRNISFNFTGTLNVIAGQPCRDYHGYCDRNGQCVRVDSDSTFQRFTHMFGLRTSKGIRVWLMSNWFYVVLGGVGMSLLTTLFWVNARRYDNTNALAKRTGKLMQLLNEIDHQKQRIIVKLDRCQNSFEKNASDPTLSRKMDRVMAISRLLSLFPTLSRDAASKVVTQVTSEEVAVRYLLLRQLPLISIVNISSPAEVTDTEPLAINNLH